One window from the genome of Eleginops maclovinus isolate JMC-PN-2008 ecotype Puerto Natales chromosome 15, JC_Emac_rtc_rv5, whole genome shotgun sequence encodes:
- the LOC134877232 gene encoding bcl-2-modifying factor-like translates to MDDEEEDMSRPISQLWGTPFMDVKYEERGTQISAGQAIAAVTAAVPTMHSHNNNSIGINSLPCGLHRQPRIPFHGNAGLRSHFPAQFEPMEDRGERQIEEEEEEGRGEEDDRMAERPEEQAGVSVEAQIGRKLREIGDKFHQDHVELFMRDQRQNLPAWMRLTMALFGFLFQREALLPRLRGAQR, encoded by the exons AtggatgatgaggaggaggacatgTCACGGCCTATCTCGCAGCTCTGGGGAACCCCCTTTATGGACGTCAAATACGAAGAGCGTGGCACTCAGATTTCAGCTGGACAGGCCATCGCTGCTGTCACTGCTGCTGTGCCCACGATGCAcagccacaacaacaacagcatcgGCATCAACTCACTGCCCTGCGGCTTGCATCGGCAGCCTCGCATACCCTTTCACG GCAACGCTGGATTACGCTCACATTTCCCCGCTCAGTTTGAGCCCATGGAGGACCGGGGAGAGAGGCAAattgaagaggaggaggaggagggcagagggGAGGAAGATGACAGGATGGCAGAGAGGCCCGAGGAGCAGGCAGGGGTGAGCGTCGAGGCGCAAATTGGTCGTAAACTTCGGGAGATCGGAGACAAGTTCCACCAGGATCACGTTGAACTG ttcatGAGGGATCAGAGACAGAACCTGCCCGCCTGGATGCGCCTTACGATGGCCCTGTTTGGCTTCCTGTTTCAAAGAGAGGCTCTCCTCCCCCGCCTGAGAGGAGCACAGAGATGA